One Microbacterium sp. W4I20 DNA window includes the following coding sequences:
- the rplJ gene encoding 50S ribosomal protein L10 translates to MAQKDASVAELTKSFENSNAVLLTEYRGLTVAQLKELRNSIRQNAEYAVVKNTLTKIAANKAGITTLDDDLKGPSAVAFVHGDFVATAKALSDFAKANPLLVIKSGVFEGNALSADEVSKYAALESREVLLAKAAGMMKATMGKAAATIDALREKLETAEAA, encoded by the coding sequence ATGGCGCAGAAGGATGCATCGGTCGCCGAGCTCACGAAGTCATTCGAGAACTCGAACGCCGTCCTGCTGACCGAGTACCGCGGTCTGACGGTTGCCCAGCTCAAGGAGCTGCGCAACAGCATCCGTCAGAATGCCGAGTACGCCGTGGTGAAGAACACGCTGACCAAGATCGCCGCCAACAAGGCCGGGATCACCACGCTGGACGACGACCTCAAGGGTCCGTCGGCCGTCGCGTTCGTGCATGGCGACTTCGTCGCCACTGCCAAGGCTCTGAGTGACTTCGCCAAGGCCAACCCGCTTCTCGTGATCAAGTCCGGCGTCTTCGAGGGCAACGCCCTCTCCGCCGACGAGGTCAGCAAGTACGCCGCGCTGGAGAGCCGTGAGGTTCTGCTGGCGAAGGCTGCGGGCATGATGAAGGCGACGATGGGCAAGGCTGCCGCCACCATCGACGCGCTTCGCGAAAAGCTGGAGACCGCTGAGGCCGCGTAA
- a CDS encoding glycoside hydrolase family 15 protein, translating to MPAPIEDYALLSDCRTGALVSLEGSIDWLCLPRFDSPSLFGALLGAPVNGCWSLRPADDTAVPHRHYISDTFILVTRWETAGGVAEVHEFMPLHPRRTEVVRRIVGISGEVDFVTELRLHFDYSRRLPWVRQVGTPEEPALRGSAGPEAVIVRGVRLVAEDHLHRGAFTIAAGETRDLTLSWFPSHEHPPKPLDIEEAIAATRSWWQGWASGIEHDGPHRDEVVRSLLVLRALTNKDTGGIVAAATTSLPEQFGGSRNWDYRFVWLRDAALTLEALISHGFLEEAHHWRRWLLRAVAGEPSEVQIMYGIAGERDLLERELTSLPGYEGAAPVRIGNGAVDQYQGDVIGEVLVALEAARIACLEEGDFSWPLQRALIEQVIASIDRPDNGIWEIRGEPQWFTHSRVMMWAAVDRGVRAVREHGLAGDADRWETVRDRLRAEIDERGVDPDGGYFTQHYGSTEVDASLLVLPQVGYCAPDDPRMLRTVEQMERMLLRDGFLLRYRTESGVDGLAGDEHPFIACSFWLVEQYAATGRSDEARDLMARLLAMTNDLGLLSEEYDVGNDRQAGNTPQALSHLSLIRAADALAGHRGRAADRR from the coding sequence ATGCCCGCCCCGATCGAGGACTACGCCCTGCTCAGCGACTGCCGCACCGGAGCCCTGGTGTCGCTGGAGGGCAGCATCGACTGGCTCTGCCTTCCCCGCTTCGACTCGCCGTCGCTGTTCGGCGCGCTGTTGGGCGCACCGGTCAACGGATGCTGGAGCCTGCGTCCCGCCGATGACACCGCCGTGCCGCACCGGCACTACATCTCCGACACGTTCATCCTCGTGACCCGGTGGGAGACCGCGGGCGGCGTCGCCGAGGTGCACGAGTTCATGCCGCTGCATCCGAGGCGCACCGAGGTCGTGCGCCGGATCGTCGGGATCTCCGGGGAGGTCGACTTCGTCACCGAGCTCCGCCTGCACTTCGACTACTCCCGGCGCCTGCCCTGGGTGCGCCAGGTCGGCACGCCGGAAGAGCCGGCACTGCGCGGCTCGGCGGGGCCGGAGGCCGTGATCGTGCGCGGCGTGCGCCTCGTCGCGGAGGATCACCTGCACCGCGGGGCCTTCACGATCGCGGCGGGCGAGACCCGCGACCTCACCCTCAGCTGGTTCCCTTCGCACGAGCACCCGCCCAAGCCGCTCGACATCGAGGAGGCCATCGCGGCGACGCGCTCGTGGTGGCAGGGTTGGGCGAGCGGGATCGAGCACGACGGCCCGCACCGCGACGAGGTCGTCCGGTCGCTGCTGGTGCTGCGGGCGCTCACCAACAAGGACACCGGGGGCATCGTCGCGGCGGCCACGACCTCGCTCCCCGAGCAGTTCGGCGGCTCGCGCAACTGGGACTACCGCTTCGTCTGGTTGCGGGATGCCGCGCTGACGCTCGAGGCACTGATCTCGCACGGCTTCCTGGAGGAGGCGCACCACTGGCGTCGCTGGCTGCTCCGCGCTGTCGCCGGGGAGCCGAGCGAGGTGCAGATCATGTACGGCATCGCGGGCGAGCGCGACCTGCTCGAGCGTGAGCTGACGAGCCTGCCCGGCTATGAGGGCGCGGCACCCGTGCGCATCGGGAACGGCGCCGTCGACCAGTACCAGGGCGACGTGATCGGCGAGGTGCTGGTCGCGCTGGAGGCGGCGCGCATCGCGTGCCTCGAGGAGGGCGACTTCTCCTGGCCGCTGCAGCGCGCGCTCATCGAGCAGGTCATCGCCTCGATCGACCGCCCGGACAACGGCATCTGGGAGATCCGGGGCGAGCCGCAGTGGTTCACCCACTCCCGGGTCATGATGTGGGCGGCGGTCGACCGCGGGGTGCGTGCCGTGCGGGAGCACGGTCTCGCCGGAGACGCCGACCGATGGGAGACCGTCCGCGACCGGCTGCGCGCTGAGATCGACGAGCGCGGCGTGGATCCGGACGGCGGCTACTTCACCCAGCACTACGGCTCGACCGAGGTCGACGCGTCGCTGCTGGTGCTGCCGCAGGTCGGCTACTGCGCCCCCGACGATCCCCGGATGCTGCGCACGGTCGAGCAGATGGAGCGGATGCTGCTCCGTGACGGCTTCCTGCTGCGATACCGCACGGAGTCCGGCGTCGACGGACTCGCCGGCGACGAGCATCCGTTCATCGCCTGCAGCTTCTGGCTCGTCGAGCAGTACGCGGCGACCGGTCGCAGCGACGAGGCCCGCGATCTGATGGCACGACTGCTCGCGATGACCAACGACCTCGGGCTCTTGTCCGAGGAGTACGACGTCGGGAACGACCGCCAGGCGGGGAACACCCCGCAGGCGCTCTCGCATCTCAGTCTCATCCGCGCGGCGGACGCCCTCGCCGGGCACAGGGGCCGCGCCGCCGACCGCCGGTGA
- a CDS encoding glucose-6-phosphate dehydrogenase — MTDPTTLVIFGAGGDLASRLLLPALGQLLTREPSRAVRIIGADREDWTDADLEAVVRASFATMDAEVAASRVEVVYRKTDITRADDLSALLKDCSGQVALYFAVPPSIAAASITAMTPDMLPEGAVLVMEKPFGIDEASARALNETLTALVPESQVFRVDHFLGRSTTLNLLGARFANRILEPLWSAESIESVDIVYDESLALEGRAGYYDAAGALVDMIQSHLLQVLAVLAMEEPATLDEVDFREATSAVLRATSVWGGDPANSSRRARYTAGAIEGVEKPSYVDEPGVDPDRQTETLAEATFEVRNARWAGVPFRLRSGKALGDPAREIVVHFRPVRHIPTGLTGSSDGAVLRFSLGPDRMSLELNLNAAEDPFELERSTLAADLGEGALKAYAEVLSGVLDGDPMLAVRGDAAEQCWRIVEPILQAWRRGDVPLEDYAAGSAGPESWPALT; from the coding sequence ATGACCGATCCGACCACCCTCGTGATCTTCGGAGCCGGTGGCGATCTCGCCTCCCGTCTCCTCCTCCCCGCCCTGGGCCAGCTGCTGACCCGGGAGCCGTCCCGCGCGGTGCGGATCATCGGCGCCGACCGGGAGGACTGGACGGATGCCGACCTGGAGGCCGTGGTCCGTGCGTCCTTCGCGACGATGGATGCCGAAGTGGCGGCATCCCGCGTCGAGGTCGTCTACCGCAAGACCGACATCACCCGCGCCGACGACCTGAGCGCGCTGCTGAAGGACTGCTCGGGCCAGGTCGCGCTGTACTTCGCGGTGCCGCCGTCGATCGCCGCCGCATCCATCACCGCCATGACGCCCGACATGCTGCCCGAGGGCGCGGTGCTCGTGATGGAGAAGCCGTTCGGCATCGACGAAGCGAGCGCGCGCGCGCTGAACGAGACGCTCACCGCGCTCGTGCCGGAGAGCCAGGTGTTCCGCGTCGACCACTTCCTCGGTCGATCGACCACGCTGAATCTGCTCGGCGCCCGATTCGCGAACCGCATCCTCGAACCGCTCTGGTCGGCGGAGAGCATCGAATCCGTCGACATCGTCTACGACGAGTCGCTGGCGCTGGAAGGCCGCGCCGGGTACTACGACGCGGCCGGCGCGCTCGTCGACATGATCCAGAGCCACCTGCTCCAGGTGCTCGCGGTGCTCGCGATGGAGGAGCCCGCCACCCTCGACGAGGTCGACTTCCGCGAGGCGACCAGTGCGGTGCTGCGCGCGACCTCGGTGTGGGGCGGTGACCCGGCGAACTCGTCGCGCCGTGCCCGGTACACGGCGGGCGCGATCGAGGGCGTCGAGAAGCCGTCGTACGTCGACGAGCCGGGAGTCGACCCGGATCGCCAGACCGAGACGCTCGCCGAGGCGACGTTCGAGGTGCGCAACGCCCGCTGGGCGGGGGTGCCCTTCCGGCTGCGCTCCGGCAAGGCCCTCGGCGACCCGGCGCGGGAGATCGTCGTGCACTTCCGCCCGGTCCGGCACATCCCCACGGGGTTGACCGGATCGTCCGACGGCGCGGTGCTGCGCTTCTCGCTCGGGCCTGACCGCATGTCGCTCGAGCTGAACCTCAACGCCGCCGAAGACCCCTTCGAGCTGGAGCGCTCCACGCTCGCCGCCGACCTGGGCGAGGGCGCGCTCAAGGCCTACGCCGAAGTGCTCTCGGGCGTGCTCGACGGCGATCCGATGCTGGCGGTGCGCGGCGACGCGGCCGAGCAGTGCTGGCGGATCGTCGAGCCGATACTGCAGGCCTGGCGCCGCGGCGACGTGCCGCTCGAGGACTACGCCGCGGGCTCGGCGGGCCCCGAGTCCTGGCCCGCTCTCACCTGA
- a CDS encoding YqaJ viral recombinase family protein, with protein sequence MNPELAARIVADSRDRVAWMRARSRGITATDVAGLTSEKSIARAADAKLGGGPRFGGNAYTDHGRRREPEIAAWVAATHGILPSSALFRAEVEHRHLATPDGIAVDSAGRVKLAEIKTTNKAFRGIPRTYLRQIWWQQHVLGAERTLFVWEEHVDFSPIHDEPRCVWIDRDDREIAKLIGLATDLIDELYRRTTGQQPPTRIADAAASRREQLRERDAFRALALAD encoded by the coding sequence GTGAACCCCGAACTCGCTGCACGCATCGTCGCGGACTCGCGCGATCGAGTGGCGTGGATGCGGGCCCGCTCACGCGGCATCACCGCGACCGATGTCGCCGGGCTCACCAGCGAGAAATCGATCGCCCGGGCAGCCGACGCGAAGCTCGGCGGCGGACCGCGCTTCGGCGGCAACGCCTACACGGACCACGGGCGTCGTCGTGAACCGGAGATCGCCGCGTGGGTCGCCGCAACCCACGGCATCCTTCCGTCATCCGCACTCTTCCGCGCCGAGGTGGAGCACCGTCATCTGGCCACTCCCGACGGCATCGCCGTGGACTCCGCCGGACGCGTGAAGCTGGCCGAGATCAAGACCACCAACAAAGCCTTCCGCGGTATCCCCCGCACCTACCTCCGCCAGATCTGGTGGCAGCAGCACGTGCTCGGCGCGGAGCGCACGCTCTTCGTCTGGGAGGAGCACGTCGACTTCTCCCCCATCCACGATGAGCCCCGCTGCGTCTGGATCGATCGCGACGACCGGGAGATCGCGAAGCTGATCGGCCTCGCCACCGACCTGATCGACGAGCTCTACCGCCGCACCACCGGCCAGCAGCCGCCGACCCGCATCGCGGATGCCGCCGCGAGCCGTCGCGAGCAGCTCAGAGAGCGCGACGCGTTCCGCGCACTGGCACTGGCCGACTGA
- the rplL gene encoding 50S ribosomal protein L7/L12: protein MAKLSTEELLEQFAGLTLVELNDFVKAFEEKFEVTAAAPVAVAGAGGGAAEEVEEKDSFDVVLEAAGDKKIQVIKTVRELTSLGLGEAKAVVDGAPKAVLEGATKEAAEKAKEALEAAGATVTLK from the coding sequence ATGGCGAAGCTTTCCACTGAGGAGCTGCTCGAGCAGTTCGCTGGCCTGACCCTCGTCGAGCTCAACGACTTCGTGAAGGCGTTCGAGGAGAAGTTCGAGGTCACCGCTGCTGCACCCGTCGCCGTTGCCGGCGCAGGTGGCGGCGCTGCTGAAGAGGTCGAGGAGAAGGATTCCTTCGACGTCGTCCTCGAGGCTGCCGGAGACAAGAAGATCCAGGTCATCAAGACCGTTCGCGAGCTCACCTCGCTCGGTCTCGGCGAGGCCAAGGCCGTCGTCGACGGTGCTCCCAAGGCTGTGCTCGAGGGCGCGACCAAGGAAGCAGCCGAGAAGGCCAAGGAAGCCCTCGAGGCTGCCGGCGCGACCGTCACCCTCAAGTAA
- a CDS encoding SipW-dependent-type signal peptide-containing protein, with product MDTRRSVREAKRLRSRRIRAVLAGGLVLGIGATATLAAWNDSEYSSATFTAGRFDIVGASDGTTFTSHAALGTPAALSFVATPTAMAPGATTYALFSVRTANPSIAGTLQWNAIAPGTTGLAAALRYGVRTIAGTSCTSTTYAAGTSVVPDSSPLATNGTATQVVAANAASTVNYCVAVTLIAAADPAVQGTSTTLTWQVLGTSSIP from the coding sequence ATGGACACCCGCAGAAGCGTGCGGGAGGCGAAGCGACTGCGCTCCCGCCGGATCCGTGCTGTGCTCGCGGGCGGACTGGTGCTCGGGATCGGTGCGACGGCGACTCTTGCCGCCTGGAACGACTCCGAGTACTCCAGCGCGACCTTCACGGCCGGACGCTTCGACATCGTCGGAGCCTCGGACGGCACGACGTTCACCAGCCATGCCGCCCTCGGCACGCCGGCCGCGCTGAGCTTCGTGGCGACGCCGACGGCGATGGCTCCCGGAGCGACGACGTACGCGCTGTTCAGCGTGCGGACGGCGAACCCGTCGATCGCGGGCACGCTGCAGTGGAACGCCATCGCACCGGGGACCACAGGGCTCGCGGCGGCACTGCGGTACGGCGTGCGCACCATCGCCGGCACGTCCTGCACCTCGACCACCTACGCGGCCGGGACGTCCGTCGTGCCGGACAGCTCTCCGCTCGCGACCAACGGCACGGCGACCCAGGTGGTGGCAGCCAACGCAGCCTCGACGGTGAACTATTGCGTCGCGGTGACCCTGATCGCTGCCGCGGATCCGGCCGTTCAGGGAACCTCCACCACGCTCACCTGGCAGGTGCTCGGCACCTCCTCCATCCCATGA
- a CDS encoding SipW-dependent-type signal peptide-containing protein: protein MAINDTRRKVLAVLAGGLVLGVGVAVTLAAWNDSEFATGTFTAGSFNLEGSVAGDVDASYSDHNVDDGDAAATLAFDLPANIVGNMSPGDVVYEGFWVRLAAGTTTGADLVAAGTTSSPAATSNTDHLGYSIYALAPGATCNAASAVGTPIATGATLDAQAGVTTTPLLEGATATAAGTAVQLCFAVTADATLEQGLATTATWEFTATSTD from the coding sequence ATGGCTATCAACGACACGAGACGCAAGGTCCTCGCAGTGCTGGCAGGGGGGCTCGTGCTCGGCGTCGGCGTCGCAGTGACCCTCGCCGCCTGGAACGATTCTGAGTTCGCGACCGGCACATTCACCGCCGGTTCGTTCAACCTCGAGGGATCGGTGGCCGGAGACGTGGACGCGAGTTACAGCGACCACAACGTCGACGACGGAGATGCCGCGGCCACGCTCGCCTTCGATCTTCCCGCGAACATCGTCGGGAACATGTCGCCGGGTGACGTGGTCTACGAGGGCTTCTGGGTACGGCTGGCGGCCGGCACCACGACCGGGGCCGACCTGGTCGCCGCCGGCACGACATCGAGCCCTGCAGCCACCTCCAACACCGACCACCTCGGCTACTCCATCTATGCACTCGCACCGGGCGCGACGTGCAACGCGGCCAGCGCGGTGGGCACGCCGATCGCGACCGGAGCGACTCTCGACGCCCAGGCCGGCGTCACGACCACTCCGCTCCTGGAAGGTGCGACGGCGACTGCTGCCGGAACCGCCGTGCAGTTGTGCTTCGCCGTGACCGCCGATGCGACCCTCGAGCAGGGACTCGCGACGACGGCGACGTGGGAGTTCACGGCGACCTCGACGGACTGA
- a CDS encoding signal peptidase I, with protein MTAPVTRRSLRSQLGRTDAPASEPRLSGRAARSRAGSVIADVLLWVAALAGVICIVLVILAFTAQITLIMFRTGSMSPTIPAGSVAVLQRIPADQIAVGDVVTVDRPGELPVTHRVTSITPGSGAEERTITMRGDANAGDDPFPYPVTSVRLVLFSVPGIATLIVGMGDPLVLGGLTAAATGLVVWAFWPRSGRRRRDRVAGGVT; from the coding sequence ATGACCGCCCCGGTGACGAGACGGAGCCTGCGCTCGCAGCTCGGCCGCACTGACGCGCCCGCATCCGAGCCCAGGCTCTCGGGACGAGCGGCTCGTTCCCGAGCGGGCAGCGTCATCGCGGACGTGCTGCTGTGGGTCGCGGCGCTCGCCGGCGTCATCTGCATCGTCCTAGTCATCCTGGCCTTCACCGCGCAGATCACCCTGATCATGTTCCGGACCGGATCCATGTCGCCCACGATCCCGGCCGGATCGGTCGCGGTCTTGCAGCGCATCCCTGCCGACCAGATCGCCGTCGGCGACGTCGTCACGGTCGACCGCCCCGGAGAGCTGCCCGTGACTCACCGGGTGACCTCGATCACCCCCGGTTCCGGCGCCGAGGAGCGCACCATCACCATGCGCGGTGATGCGAACGCCGGCGATGATCCGTTCCCCTACCCGGTGACCAGTGTGCGCCTCGTGCTCTTCTCGGTTCCCGGCATCGCGACTCTGATCGTGGGAATGGGTGATCCGCTGGTTCTGGGCGGGCTCACCGCGGCCGCAACCGGGCTCGTCGTCTGGGCGTTCTGGCCGCGTTCCGGCAGAAGGCGACGCGACAGGGTCGCCGGAGGTGTCACATGA